A window of Strix aluco isolate bStrAlu1 chromosome 11, bStrAlu1.hap1, whole genome shotgun sequence contains these coding sequences:
- the MRPS25 gene encoding small ribosomal subunit protein mS25 encodes MPMKGRFPVRRTLQYLSQGDVIFKSSVKVMTVNYNTAGERSEGARKFVFFTIPQIQYKNPWVQIMLFRNMTPSPFLRFYLDNGEQVLVDVEEKTNKEITEHIKKILGKSQETLEKEERERKKLSHPATFGHKKYHLRKCMCEIEGQVPCPAFVPLPKEMRGKYKAATKNEASA; translated from the exons ATGCCGATGAAGGGCCGGTTCCCCGTGCGGCGGACGCTGCAGTACCTCAGCCAGGGCGACGTCATCTTCAAGAGCTCGGTGAAGGTGATGACCGTGAACTACAACACGGCGGGGGAGCGGAGCGAGGGGGCGAG AAAGTTCGTGTTTTTCACCATCCCCCAGATCCAGTACAAGAACCCCTGGGTGCAGATCATGCTCTTCAGGAACATGACCCCCTCGCCCTTCCTCCGCTTCTACCTAG ACAACGGAGAACAAGTTTTGGTTGATGTGGAAGAGAAAACCAACAAAGAAATAACagagcacattaaaaaaatcttgggGAAAAGCCA AGAAACActtgaaaaagaggaaagagaaaggaaaaaactatCACATCCAGCAACTTTTGGGCACAAGAAGTATCATCTGCGCAAATGCATGTGTGAAATTGAAGGCCAAGTTCCCTGCCCTGCTTTTGTGCCACTGCCCAAAGAGATGAGGGGAAAATATAAAGCTGCTACAAAAAATGAAGCATCAGCTTGA
- the NR2C2 gene encoding nuclear receptor subfamily 2 group C member 2 isoform X3, whose protein sequence is MTSPSQRIQIISTDSSVASPQRIQIVTDQQTGQKIQIVTAVDSAVSPKQQFILASPDGTGAGKVILAAPETSNAKQLIFTTTDNIVPGRIQIVTDSASVERLLGKADVQRPQVVEYCVVCGDKASGRHYGAVSCEGCKGFFKRSVRKNLTYSCRSNQDCIINKHHRNRCQFCRLKKCLEMGMKMESVQSERKPFDVQREKPTNCAASTEKIYIRKDLRSPLIATPTFVADKDGTRSAGLLDPGMLVNIQQPLIRDDGTVLLAADSKAETSQGALGTLANVVTSLANLSESLNNGDTSEIQQEEQSASEITRAFDTLAKALNTTDGTAAHNLADGMDPTGGGNIHVISRDQSTPIIEVEGPLLTDTHVTFKLTMPSPMPEYLNVHYICESASRLLFLSMHWARSIPAFQALGQDCNTSLVRACWNELFTLGLAQCAQVMSLSTILAAIVNHLQNSIQEDKLSGDRIKQVMEHIWKLQEFCNSMAKLDIDGYEYAYLKAIVLFSPDHPGLTSSTQIEKFQEKAQMELQDYVQKTYPEDTYSLLRDLFVKFYFAAKLGKRLIFFFFKPSAGANWKQNNLPFIIELQHTKQDAMDAVSKTNTYIAIMIT, encoded by the exons ATGACCAGCCCTTCCCAACGTATCCAGATAATTTCCACAGACTCCTCTGTAGCTTCACCACAACGCATTCAG ATTGTGACAGATCAGCAAACAGGTCAAAAAATCCAGATAGTGACAGCAGTGGACTCGGCTGTGTCTCCAAAGCAACAGTTTATTTTAGCCAGTCCAGATGGAACTGGTGCAGGAAAGGTGATACTGGCAGCACCTGAGACATCTAATGCCAAACAGCTTATCTTTACCACCACAGACAACATTGTACCAGGCAGAATTCAG ATAGTGACAGACTCTGCTTCAGTGGAACGTTTGCTAGGAAAAGCTGATGTTCAGCGGCCCCAGGTAGTAGAATATTGCGTAGTCTGTGGTGATAAAGCATCAG GTCGTCACTATGGTGCTGTCAGTTGTGAGGGATGTAAAGGTTTCTTTAAAAGGAGTGTGAGGAAGAATTTGACCTACAGTTGTCGTAGCAACCAGGACTGTATCATCAATAAACACCATCGGAATCGCTGCCAGTTTTGTAGGCTTAAGAAATGTCTAGAGATGGGCATGAAAATGGAAT CGGTTCAAAGTGAAAGAAAGCCTTTTGATGTGCAACGTGAAAAACCAACCAACTGTGCAGCTTCCACTGAAAAAATCTATATCAGAAAAGATCTACGAAGCCCTCTAATAGCAACTCCAACATTTGTGGCAGATAAAGATGGGACACG GTCAGCAGGTCTTCTTGATCCGGGAATGCTTGTGAATATTCAGCAGCCTTTGATCAGGGATGATGGTACAGTCCTCCTAGCTGCTGACTCCAAG GCTGAAACAAGCCAGGGTGCTTTAGGAACACTAGCAAATGTTGTAACATCGCTTGCTAATCTCAGTGAGTCACTAAATAACGGAGATACTTCTGAAATTCAACAAGAAGAGCAATCTGCAAGTGAGATTACACG ggcaTTTGATACTTTGGCTAAAGCACTTAATACCACAGATGGTACAGCAGCTCATAACCTGGCAGATGGGATGGATCCTACAGGAGGAGGGAACATTCATGTAATCAGTAGAGATCAGTCAACACCAATTATTGAAGTGGAAGGACCCCTACTTACAGATACACATGTCACATTTAAG ctgaCAATGCCCAGTCCTATGCCAGAGTACCTTAACGTACACTACATCTGTGAGTCAGCGTCACGACTACTTTTCCTCTCTATGCACTGGGCTAGGTCTATACCTGCATTTCAAGCTCTTGG GCAGGACTGTAATACCAGCCTTGTGCGTGCCTGCTGGAATGAGCTGTTTACCTTGGGCCTAGCACAGTGTGCACAGGTGATGAGTCTGTCCACCATCCTTGCAGCCATTGTCAACCACCTCCAGAACAGCATACAGGAAG ATAAACTTTCTGGAGACAGAATAAAGCAAGTCATGGAACACATCTGGAAACTTCAGGAGTTCTGTAACAGCATGGCCAAGCTTGATATTGATGGATATGAATATGCATACCTTAAAGCTATAGTCCTCTTTAGCCCTG atCACCCTGGTCTGACCAGTTCAACCCAAATAGAAAAATTCCAGGAGAAGGCACAGATGGAATTGCAGGACTATGTACAAAAAACCTATCCAGAAGATACTTATAG CCTCCTGAGAGACCTTTTTGTAAAGTTTTATTTTGCAGCAAAACTTGGTaagagattgattttttttttttttaagccttcagCAGGGGCTAATTGGAAGCAAAACAATTTGCCCTTTATCATTGAACTGCAGCACACAAAACAGGATGCAATGGATGCTGTTTCAAAAACCAATACTTATATTGCCATAATGATAACATGA
- the NR2C2 gene encoding nuclear receptor subfamily 2 group C member 2 isoform X1 — protein sequence MTTNMEVLAQQVVETQQVAEVQTVQTSLSESPVMTSPSQRIQIISTDSSVASPQRIQIVTDQQTGQKIQIVTAVDSAVSPKQQFILASPDGTGAGKVILAAPETSNAKQLIFTTTDNIVPGRIQIVTDSASVERLLGKADVQRPQVVEYCVVCGDKASGRHYGAVSCEGCKGFFKRSVRKNLTYSCRSNQDCIINKHHRNRCQFCRLKKCLEMGMKMESVQSERKPFDVQREKPTNCAASTEKIYIRKDLRSPLIATPTFVADKDGTRSAGLLDPGMLVNIQQPLIRDDGTVLLAADSKAETSQGALGTLANVVTSLANLSESLNNGDTSEIQQEEQSASEITRAFDTLAKALNTTDGTAAHNLADGMDPTGGGNIHVISRDQSTPIIEVEGPLLTDTHVTFKLTMPSPMPEYLNVHYICESASRLLFLSMHWARSIPAFQALGQDCNTSLVRACWNELFTLGLAQCAQVMSLSTILAAIVNHLQNSIQEDKLSGDRIKQVMEHIWKLQEFCNSMAKLDIDGYEYAYLKAIVLFSPDHPGLTSSTQIEKFQEKAQMELQDYVQKTYPEDTYSLLRDLFVKFYFAAKLGKRLIFFFFKPSAGANWKQNNLPFIIELQHTKQDAMDAVSKTNTYIAIMIT from the exons GTGCAGACTGTTCAGACTTCACTATCTGAATCTCCAGTGATGACCAGCCCTTCCCAACGTATCCAGATAATTTCCACAGACTCCTCTGTAGCTTCACCACAACGCATTCAG ATTGTGACAGATCAGCAAACAGGTCAAAAAATCCAGATAGTGACAGCAGTGGACTCGGCTGTGTCTCCAAAGCAACAGTTTATTTTAGCCAGTCCAGATGGAACTGGTGCAGGAAAGGTGATACTGGCAGCACCTGAGACATCTAATGCCAAACAGCTTATCTTTACCACCACAGACAACATTGTACCAGGCAGAATTCAG ATAGTGACAGACTCTGCTTCAGTGGAACGTTTGCTAGGAAAAGCTGATGTTCAGCGGCCCCAGGTAGTAGAATATTGCGTAGTCTGTGGTGATAAAGCATCAG GTCGTCACTATGGTGCTGTCAGTTGTGAGGGATGTAAAGGTTTCTTTAAAAGGAGTGTGAGGAAGAATTTGACCTACAGTTGTCGTAGCAACCAGGACTGTATCATCAATAAACACCATCGGAATCGCTGCCAGTTTTGTAGGCTTAAGAAATGTCTAGAGATGGGCATGAAAATGGAAT CGGTTCAAAGTGAAAGAAAGCCTTTTGATGTGCAACGTGAAAAACCAACCAACTGTGCAGCTTCCACTGAAAAAATCTATATCAGAAAAGATCTACGAAGCCCTCTAATAGCAACTCCAACATTTGTGGCAGATAAAGATGGGACACG GTCAGCAGGTCTTCTTGATCCGGGAATGCTTGTGAATATTCAGCAGCCTTTGATCAGGGATGATGGTACAGTCCTCCTAGCTGCTGACTCCAAG GCTGAAACAAGCCAGGGTGCTTTAGGAACACTAGCAAATGTTGTAACATCGCTTGCTAATCTCAGTGAGTCACTAAATAACGGAGATACTTCTGAAATTCAACAAGAAGAGCAATCTGCAAGTGAGATTACACG ggcaTTTGATACTTTGGCTAAAGCACTTAATACCACAGATGGTACAGCAGCTCATAACCTGGCAGATGGGATGGATCCTACAGGAGGAGGGAACATTCATGTAATCAGTAGAGATCAGTCAACACCAATTATTGAAGTGGAAGGACCCCTACTTACAGATACACATGTCACATTTAAG ctgaCAATGCCCAGTCCTATGCCAGAGTACCTTAACGTACACTACATCTGTGAGTCAGCGTCACGACTACTTTTCCTCTCTATGCACTGGGCTAGGTCTATACCTGCATTTCAAGCTCTTGG GCAGGACTGTAATACCAGCCTTGTGCGTGCCTGCTGGAATGAGCTGTTTACCTTGGGCCTAGCACAGTGTGCACAGGTGATGAGTCTGTCCACCATCCTTGCAGCCATTGTCAACCACCTCCAGAACAGCATACAGGAAG ATAAACTTTCTGGAGACAGAATAAAGCAAGTCATGGAACACATCTGGAAACTTCAGGAGTTCTGTAACAGCATGGCCAAGCTTGATATTGATGGATATGAATATGCATACCTTAAAGCTATAGTCCTCTTTAGCCCTG atCACCCTGGTCTGACCAGTTCAACCCAAATAGAAAAATTCCAGGAGAAGGCACAGATGGAATTGCAGGACTATGTACAAAAAACCTATCCAGAAGATACTTATAG CCTCCTGAGAGACCTTTTTGTAAAGTTTTATTTTGCAGCAAAACTTGGTaagagattgattttttttttttttaagccttcagCAGGGGCTAATTGGAAGCAAAACAATTTGCCCTTTATCATTGAACTGCAGCACACAAAACAGGATGCAATGGATGCTGTTTCAAAAACCAATACTTATATTGCCATAATGATAACATGA
- the NR2C2 gene encoding nuclear receptor subfamily 2 group C member 2 isoform X2, with protein sequence MTTNMEVLAQQVVETQQVAEVQTVQTSLSESPVMTSPSQRIQIISTDSSVASPQRIQIVTDQQTGQKIQIVTAVDSAVSPKQQFILASPDGTGAGKVILAAPETSNAKQLIFTTTDNIVPGRIQIVTDSASVERLLGKADVQRPQVVEYCVVCGDKASGRHYGAVSCEGCKGFFKRSVRKNLTYSCRSNQDCIINKHHRNRCQFCRLKKCLEMGMKMESVQSERKPFDVQREKPTNCAASTEKIYIRKDLRSPLIATPTFVADKDGTRSAGLLDPGMLVNIQQPLIRDDGTVLLAADSKAETSQGALGTLANVVTSLANLSESLNNGDTSEIQQEEQSASEITRAFDTLAKALNTTDGTAAHNLADGMDPTGGGNIHVISRDQSTPIIEVEGPLLTDTHVTFKLTMPSPMPEYLNVHYICESASRLLFLSMHWARSIPAFQALGQDCNTSLVRACWNELFTLGLAQCAQVMSLSTILAAIVNHLQNSIQEDKLSGDRIKQVMEHIWKLQEFCNSMAKLDIDGYEYAYLKAIVLFSPDHPGLTSSTQIEKFQEKAQMELQDYVQKTYPEDTYRLARILVRLPALRLMSSSITEELFFTGLIGNVPIDSIIPYILKMETAEYNGQITGTSA encoded by the exons GTGCAGACTGTTCAGACTTCACTATCTGAATCTCCAGTGATGACCAGCCCTTCCCAACGTATCCAGATAATTTCCACAGACTCCTCTGTAGCTTCACCACAACGCATTCAG ATTGTGACAGATCAGCAAACAGGTCAAAAAATCCAGATAGTGACAGCAGTGGACTCGGCTGTGTCTCCAAAGCAACAGTTTATTTTAGCCAGTCCAGATGGAACTGGTGCAGGAAAGGTGATACTGGCAGCACCTGAGACATCTAATGCCAAACAGCTTATCTTTACCACCACAGACAACATTGTACCAGGCAGAATTCAG ATAGTGACAGACTCTGCTTCAGTGGAACGTTTGCTAGGAAAAGCTGATGTTCAGCGGCCCCAGGTAGTAGAATATTGCGTAGTCTGTGGTGATAAAGCATCAG GTCGTCACTATGGTGCTGTCAGTTGTGAGGGATGTAAAGGTTTCTTTAAAAGGAGTGTGAGGAAGAATTTGACCTACAGTTGTCGTAGCAACCAGGACTGTATCATCAATAAACACCATCGGAATCGCTGCCAGTTTTGTAGGCTTAAGAAATGTCTAGAGATGGGCATGAAAATGGAAT CGGTTCAAAGTGAAAGAAAGCCTTTTGATGTGCAACGTGAAAAACCAACCAACTGTGCAGCTTCCACTGAAAAAATCTATATCAGAAAAGATCTACGAAGCCCTCTAATAGCAACTCCAACATTTGTGGCAGATAAAGATGGGACACG GTCAGCAGGTCTTCTTGATCCGGGAATGCTTGTGAATATTCAGCAGCCTTTGATCAGGGATGATGGTACAGTCCTCCTAGCTGCTGACTCCAAG GCTGAAACAAGCCAGGGTGCTTTAGGAACACTAGCAAATGTTGTAACATCGCTTGCTAATCTCAGTGAGTCACTAAATAACGGAGATACTTCTGAAATTCAACAAGAAGAGCAATCTGCAAGTGAGATTACACG ggcaTTTGATACTTTGGCTAAAGCACTTAATACCACAGATGGTACAGCAGCTCATAACCTGGCAGATGGGATGGATCCTACAGGAGGAGGGAACATTCATGTAATCAGTAGAGATCAGTCAACACCAATTATTGAAGTGGAAGGACCCCTACTTACAGATACACATGTCACATTTAAG ctgaCAATGCCCAGTCCTATGCCAGAGTACCTTAACGTACACTACATCTGTGAGTCAGCGTCACGACTACTTTTCCTCTCTATGCACTGGGCTAGGTCTATACCTGCATTTCAAGCTCTTGG GCAGGACTGTAATACCAGCCTTGTGCGTGCCTGCTGGAATGAGCTGTTTACCTTGGGCCTAGCACAGTGTGCACAGGTGATGAGTCTGTCCACCATCCTTGCAGCCATTGTCAACCACCTCCAGAACAGCATACAGGAAG ATAAACTTTCTGGAGACAGAATAAAGCAAGTCATGGAACACATCTGGAAACTTCAGGAGTTCTGTAACAGCATGGCCAAGCTTGATATTGATGGATATGAATATGCATACCTTAAAGCTATAGTCCTCTTTAGCCCTG atCACCCTGGTCTGACCAGTTCAACCCAAATAGAAAAATTCCAGGAGAAGGCACAGATGGAATTGCAGGACTATGTACAAAAAACCTATCCAGAAGATACTTATAG GCTAGCCCGGATTCTAGTTCGCCTGCCAGCACTTAGGCTGATGAGCTCTAGCATTACCGAGGAACTATTTTTTACTGGTCTCATTGGAAATGTTCCCATTGACAGCATAATCCCCTACATTCTCAAAATGGAAACAGCAGAATATAATGGTCAAATAACTGGCACATCTGCATAG